Proteins encoded by one window of Pseudomonas coleopterorum:
- a CDS encoding peptidoglycan DD-metalloendopeptidase family protein has protein sequence MSLTIIGQRAGSSSFKLLMLGVAVAAFLSGCSSTSSQVSVVDRNNAAKAAQRQPVTTGQYAVKRGDTLFSIAFRYGWDYKALAARNNIPVPYTIHPGQVIRFDGSSGAPATTVVTTQSGASASSSSRTTVTRRPLTTAPTTTASSAAIPVPSPTPVPAGERTQGGWAWPANGVLIGKFASNGSLNKGIDIAGDLGQPVFAASDGAVVYAGSGLRGYGELVIIKHNDTYVSAYGHNRRLLVREGQQVKVGQTIAEMGSTGTDRVKLHFEIRRQGKPVDPLQFLPRR, from the coding sequence GTGAGCCTCACAATCATTGGGCAGCGTGCAGGTAGTTCGAGCTTCAAGCTCCTGATGCTCGGGGTTGCGGTCGCAGCCTTTCTGTCCGGCTGTTCCAGCACCTCTAGCCAAGTCAGCGTGGTCGATCGCAACAATGCAGCCAAGGCGGCACAGCGCCAGCCCGTGACCACCGGCCAATACGCGGTCAAGCGCGGCGACACACTGTTTTCCATCGCCTTCCGCTATGGTTGGGATTACAAGGCCCTGGCCGCACGCAACAACATTCCCGTGCCCTATACCATTCACCCCGGTCAGGTGATTCGCTTCGACGGTAGCTCGGGTGCGCCAGCAACCACCGTGGTCACCACGCAGAGTGGCGCCTCGGCGTCGTCTTCCAGTCGTACCACCGTCACCCGCCGACCGTTGACCACGGCGCCGACCACGACCGCCAGCAGCGCTGCTATCCCTGTGCCTTCGCCCACGCCGGTACCCGCTGGCGAGCGCACACAGGGTGGTTGGGCATGGCCGGCCAATGGTGTTCTGATCGGCAAATTCGCTTCAAACGGTAGTTTGAATAAAGGAATTGATATCGCCGGTGATTTGGGACAGCCTGTTTTTGCTGCGTCTGATGGTGCTGTGGTTTACGCCGGGAGTGGATTGAGGGGCTACGGCGAGTTGGTCATCATCAAACACAACGATACCTACGTCAGTGCCTACGGTCATAACCGCAGGTTGTTGGTTCGGGAGGGTCAGCAGGTCAAGGTCGGTCAGACAATTGCCGAAATGGGTTCAACGGGGACGGACCGGGTGAAGCTGCATTTTGAGATTCGCCGCCAGGGCAAGCCCGTAGATCCGCTGCAGTTCCTGCCACGTCGTTGA